ACGTCGGCCGTCCCCGCCCGCAGGCTCTGCACGGCGAGGTTGACCGCCGAGCTTCCCGACGCGCAGGCGTTCTCGACGTTGTAGACGGGGATGCCCTCGATGCCGATCCGCGCGAAGACCACCTGGCCCGGAATGGAGATCTGGCCCTGCAGCGTGCCGTTCGTCATGCCCGAGTAGAAGGCGACACCGATGTCGGCGGCCTTCCCGCGCGCATCCTCGAGAGCGCCCCGTAGCGCCTCTGACGCGAGGTCGTGCACGCTGCGCTCGGGGTGGCGACCGAACACGGTCATGGCGATGCCGGCGATGTAGATCTGACTCACGGGTGACCTCCTCTCGCGGCGGTGGTCACGACGGCCACGGTCGAACACTTCGATGACCGCCCCACCGCTCCTCTAGAGCTGCGTGATCGTGGCGCGAGCGAGGCCGCGCTGCTCGAGAAAACCGAGCAGGTAGCGGTGGCCGAATGCCTTGCAGGCCGAGGCGAAGCCGACCCTCGCCGTCTCGCCGTCGAGCAGCTTCACCACCGCGGCGGCTTGCAGCGCGCCGGTCGAGATATACGCCGTCACGCCGTGCACCGTCGCTCGCACGGCTGCGAGCTGGCCGCGGCCGATCGCGAAATCCACGGTACGCACGGTCGTCGTGCGTTCGCGCGGCGGCATGCTCGGCGTCGTCGACTCGACGGCGGCCTTGAGGATGGCGTCCTGCTGCGCCGCCGGCAGCGTCTTGTACTCCGCATCCCACTTCTGGAAGAAGCCGTGCGCGAGCTGCATCACGTCGTTGTCGTAGAAGCCGACCGCCGCGATGCAGCTCCGGACGCGCGCGTCGTGCTGGTAGAAGACCGGCAGAGACGTGCCGCTCCACGGCAGCGAGAAGACCGGCCGCAGGAAGCTCGGATCGACCACGTTGAAGCAGGCGGTCACCGGATGCTCGACCAGCTGCTTTTCCCAGAGGTAGTGCTGCTTGACGCGGGCCATGCCGAAGATCGACGCGGTCGAACCGACCGTCACACCGGCCGCGGCGAAGCGGGCGCCGCGACACAGCGTCGCGGTCTCCAGGCAATCGACGCCGTGCGTCTCGAGCGCGAGCTCGGCGGCGATCTCCGCGAACGTGTACATGTAGGCGGTCGAGGGCGCCAACAGCAGGCCGGCCTGGCGGTAGGCGTCGCCGTAGCGATCCCGCACCTCGAGGATGTAGGACTGCTCGCCGGTGGTGTCGATATAGTGGCAGCCAGCCTCGAGCGACGCCGCGACGGCGACCGCGCCATGCCGGACGAAGGGGCCGACCGTATTGCAGACGACCCGGGCGCCTTTGAAGACCCTGGCGAGCGCCTCGACGGTATGCTCGGTCTCGACGATCTCGTAGGTGGCCGACTCCAGGCGCACCACACGCTCGGTCATCATTTCCTGCACACGCTTCGCGTTGCGCGCCACGGCGGTGAACGGGATCTGCTGGTCGATCAGCCAGTCCACGATCAGCATGCCGGTGTAGCCGCTGGCGCCGTAGACAACGACGGGATACTGGGCCATGGAAGTTCTCCTGGATCAGCTCTGCGACCATCCCTCGGCGTAGAGCTGCTGCGCGAGCAGCCCGAGCCGCATGGTCAGGACGTAATTCTCGCCGTCCTCGATCAACGCCGCGCGCGTGTCCCGGAACAGCCGTTCGATGGGATACTCACGCGACGTCCCCGAGCCGCCGAACAGCTGGAAGGCTTCCTCGACCACCCTCATCGCTTCCTGCGTGACCGTGACCTTGCTCGCCGCGGTGACATAGGGGTGCGTCAGGGGCGACAGCCGCGCGAAGGCCAGTGAGCGCCGGGCCACCGAGCGGCAGAGCTCGACCCGGCGCAGCATGTCGCCGAGACGGTAGCGCGTCAGCTGGTGATCGATGAGCAACTTGCCGCCCTGCCGACGCTCATGGCAGTACCGCAGCGCCAGTTCGAACGCCGCCCGCGCGACCCCGGTGAACGTCTGGCTCATGACGGTGCCGGCAAACGACCACGCCGAGGCCATGTTGCCGTAGTAGTCGTCCCGCAGGGCGACGGCGAAGCGTTTCGGCACCTTGACGTTGTCGAAATAGATCTCGCCCTGGGGGAGCGATCGCTGGCCAAGCTTGTCGAGCGGCTTGCCTTTCGAGACGCCCGGCAGATCCAGGGGAATGATCACCGCCATGCCGTGGGGCCGGCCGTCCTCGTCGAGGAAGCTGCCGTCGTACTCGGCTCCGATGTACCCGAGCGCCACCTGCGCGACGGCACCGTTCGACACCCAGGCCGAGCACTGGCCGTTGATCACGATCTCGTCGCCCTGCAAGCGACCCCACATGTTGCCCTTGTTGCCCGGCTGATCCGGGGTCCACTCGCGCGCCATGTCGAAGATCTGCACGTCGCTGCCCTTGTCGGGATGCGTGATCATCCAGCAGCCGATGCGGCCCGTGCAGAGATCCACCAGCTCCTCGTTGCCAAGGGCGGCTGCCATCAGCATGGGGAAGCCGGCCACTTGCAGCGACACGGCCAATCCCGCATCGCCCCAACCCAGCTCCTCGCCGATCAGCGACTCCATGCGCACGGCGATCTCGGGCGGCGATCCGGCCAGCATGGCCGGATCGAGCCCCAGCTTGGCGAACTCCGTGAACACGCCGTAGTAGGGGGAGCCCGGCGCGATCACCTCGGCGGCGGTCATCTTGTCGAGGTCGGCGCCCAGCGGACGCAATACCTCCTTGGCGAAGCGATGCACTCCGCCCTGCACGGCCGCCTCCTCTTCGGACAGTGGCGTCTCGAAGCCGGACAATCCGGCGGCAGGCAGCGTCATCCTCGATTTCAGCTTCATGGCGAGGTCTCCCCGTACGGGCTCGACGGCAATCCCGCTCCTCCGACGTTGGCGTCGCTCATCCGTTTGCCACAGAAGATCGCGGGCACCAAAGCGCCGTTGCCCCCGCGACTCCCGGATCGCCGCGCCGGCTGCTATCGCTTCGTGAAGGTCCCGCGCCAAGGGGGATGGCAGGAATGGGTGGAGCGACACCGTTACCGACATCGCGGTCCGGAGCCTTTCCCGCACCGCCGGTGGGCCAACCGTGGCACGCCCGCACGGTCGACGACATCCAGCACGACCTCGACACCCGGATCGAATGCGGACTCGAGGCCGAGGACATCAGCCGCCGTCGCGCCGCGTACGGACCCAACGCGCTCACCGAAGGGCGCCGGCGCGGGCCGTTGCGCCTGCTGCTCGACCAGTGCGCCGACTTCATGGTGCTGGTATTGCTCGCGGCCGCCGTCGTCGCCGGCTTCGTCGGCGAGCCTCAGGATACGGTGGCGATCGCCGTCATCATCGCCGCGAACGCGGTCCTCGGCTTCGTGCAGGAGTACCGGGCGGAGCGCGCGGTTGCGGCCCTGAAGGCCCTCGCGGCCCCGCGGGCCCGGGTGCGCCGCGGCGGCGAGGTGGTGGCGGTTGCCGCCTGCGAGCTCGTCCCCGGCGATGTCGTGCTGCTCGAGGCGGGCAGCGCGGTGCCGGCCGATCTCCGCGTGGTCGAAGCGGTGCAGTTGCGCATCGAAGAGGCGGCGCTCACCGGTGAGTCCCAGCCCGTCGAGAAAGGCACGGCCGCCCTCGGAGCGTCCGAGCTTCCGCTCGGCGACCGCACCAACCTGGCGTACAAGGGCACGCTCGTCACCTACGGCCGCGGCGTCGGGGTCGTGGTGGGGACGGGCATGCGAACCGAGCTGGGGCGTGTCGCGACCCTCCTCAGCGACGAGGAAGAGGTCGAGACGCCACTGCAGCGGCGTCTGAGGCGGTTCGGCCAGCGTCTGGCGCTGGCCGTACTCGCCCTGTGCGCCGTCATCTTCGCGGTCGGACTCCTGCGGGGGGAGGAGCCGCTCTTGATGTTCCTGACGGCGCTCAGCCTGGCGGTCGCGGCCATTCCTGAGGCGCTCCCCGCCGTCGTGACCGTGTCGCTCGCGTTCGGTGCCCGGAAGATGGTGCGGCAGCACGCGCTGATCCGACGGCTCCCCGCCGTCGAGACGCTCGGCTCCGTGACCTACATCTGCTCGGACAAGACCGGGACGCTCACCCAGAATCGGATGCGGGTCGAGGCGTTCCACGTCGACGGCGCGCTGGTCGGCGCCGCGCCCCAGGCCCGCCCGGACCCGTGGCCCTTGGTCCTCACGAGCCTCGCCCTCAACAACGACGCGGTTCCCCGGGGGGAGGACGACGGCGAGGGCGACCCGACGGAGGTGGCCCTGCTGCTCGCCGCCGCCGCCGCGGGCTTCCGCAAGCGCGAGCTGGAGGCGCGCATGCCGCGGCTGGCGGAGATTCCCTTCTCGGCCGAGCGCGCGCGAATGAGCACCCTGCATCCGGGCGCTGGTGGTGGGGTGATGGTCTTCACCAAGGGGGCGCCGGAACAGGTGCTGCGACGATGCACCGCCCGACTCAGCGCGGCCGGTACCGTCGGGTTGGACGTACCGGAGGCCCTTGCCGCGGCGGCGGAGATGGCGGCGCGCGGCTGGCGCGTGCTGGCGCTGGCGTACCGCCGCCTTCCAGGCATGCCGGCCGACCGCTCCGCCGCCGTCGTCGAGCGCGAGCTCACGTTCCTGGCGCTCGTGGGGCTCCTGGATCCGCCGCGCGCGGAAGCAAAGGATGCCGTCGCGCTCTGTCAGTCCGCGGGCATCCGTGTGGTCATGATCACGGGCGACCACCCGGCCACGGCGCGCGCCGTGGCCGGCTCGCTCGGCATCGTCGATCGGGAGGATCCCGTCGTGACGGGGCCCGAGCTCGCCCGGCTCTCTCCCGAGGAGCTCGCCGCCCACGTCCACCGGATCCGCGCCTACGCGCGCGTGGCGCCCGAGCAGAAGATCGCGATCGTCAAAGCCCTGCAGGGTCGCGGGGAGCTCGTGGCGATGACCGGCGACGGCGTGAACGACGCGCCGGCCTTGCGCCGTGCAGACATCGGCGTCGCGATGGGGCGGAGCGGCACCGACGTGGCGCGCGAGGCCGCGCACATGGTGCTGCTCGACGACGACTTCTCCACCATCGTCGCCGCCGTGCGTGAGGGTCGGCGCATCTTCGACAACATCCGGAAGTTCGTGAAGTACACGCTCACGAGCAACGCGGGGGAAATCTGGGCGTTGGTTCTGGCGCCCGTCGTCGGATTGCCGACTCCCCTCCTCCCGATTCACATCTTGTGGGTCAATCTGGTGACCGACGGGCTCCCCGGTCTGGCGCTCGCGCTCGAGCCCGCGGAGCGCGGCGTGATGCAGCGGCCGCCGCGCCACCCGCACGAGAGCATCTTCGCGCACGGCCTCTGGCAGCACGCGGTGTGGGTGGGGTTGCTCCTGGGCGGCGTGACCCTCGCAACCCAGGCCGCAGCCTATCAC
This genomic stretch from Deltaproteobacteria bacterium harbors:
- a CDS encoding thiolase family protein codes for the protein MSQIYIAGIAMTVFGRHPERSVHDLASEALRGALEDARGKAADIGVAFYSGMTNGTLQGQISIPGQVVFARIGIEGIPVYNVENACASGSSAVNLAVQSLRAGTADVALAIGAEKMNIPDKAKAFAIFEGGWDVSRAEENYATL
- a CDS encoding saccharopine dehydrogenase NADP-binding domain-containing protein, with amino-acid sequence MAQYPVVVYGASGYTGMLIVDWLIDQQIPFTAVARNAKRVQEMMTERVVRLESATYEIVETEHTVEALARVFKGARVVCNTVGPFVRHGAVAVAASLEAGCHYIDTTGEQSYILEVRDRYGDAYRQAGLLLAPSTAYMYTFAEIAAELALETHGVDCLETATLCRGARFAAAGVTVGSTASIFGMARVKQHYLWEKQLVEHPVTACFNVVDPSFLRPVFSLPWSGTSLPVFYQHDARVRSCIAAVGFYDNDVMQLAHGFFQKWDAEYKTLPAAQQDAILKAAVESTTPSMPPRERTTTVRTVDFAIGRGQLAAVRATVHGVTAYISTGALQAAAVVKLLDGETARVGFASACKAFGHRYLLGFLEQRGLARATITQL
- a CDS encoding acyl-CoA dehydrogenase family protein, with translation MKLKSRMTLPAAGLSGFETPLSEEEAAVQGGVHRFAKEVLRPLGADLDKMTAAEVIAPGSPYYGVFTEFAKLGLDPAMLAGSPPEIAVRMESLIGEELGWGDAGLAVSLQVAGFPMLMAAALGNEELVDLCTGRIGCWMITHPDKGSDVQIFDMAREWTPDQPGNKGNMWGRLQGDEIVINGQCSAWVSNGAVAQVALGYIGAEYDGSFLDEDGRPHGMAVIIPLDLPGVSKGKPLDKLGQRSLPQGEIYFDNVKVPKRFAVALRDDYYGNMASAWSFAGTVMSQTFTGVARAAFELALRYCHERRQGGKLLIDHQLTRYRLGDMLRRVELCRSVARRSLAFARLSPLTHPYVTAASKVTVTQEAMRVVEEAFQLFGGSGTSREYPIERLFRDTRAALIEDGENYVLTMRLGLLAQQLYAEGWSQS
- a CDS encoding cation-translocating P-type ATPase; the protein is MGGATPLPTSRSGAFPAPPVGQPWHARTVDDIQHDLDTRIECGLEAEDISRRRAAYGPNALTEGRRRGPLRLLLDQCADFMVLVLLAAAVVAGFVGEPQDTVAIAVIIAANAVLGFVQEYRAERAVAALKALAAPRARVRRGGEVVAVAACELVPGDVVLLEAGSAVPADLRVVEAVQLRIEEAALTGESQPVEKGTAALGASELPLGDRTNLAYKGTLVTYGRGVGVVVGTGMRTELGRVATLLSDEEEVETPLQRRLRRFGQRLALAVLALCAVIFAVGLLRGEEPLLMFLTALSLAVAAIPEALPAVVTVSLAFGARKMVRQHALIRRLPAVETLGSVTYICSDKTGTLTQNRMRVEAFHVDGALVGAAPQARPDPWPLVLTSLALNNDAVPRGEDDGEGDPTEVALLLAAAAAGFRKRELEARMPRLAEIPFSAERARMSTLHPGAGGGVMVFTKGAPEQVLRRCTARLSAAGTVGLDVPEALAAAAEMAARGWRVLALAYRRLPGMPADRSAAVVERELTFLALVGLLDPPRAEAKDAVALCQSAGIRVVMITGDHPATARAVAGSLGIVDREDPVVTGPELARLSPEELAAHVHRIRAYARVAPEQKIAIVKALQGRGELVAMTGDGVNDAPALRRADIGVAMGRSGTDVAREAAHMVLLDDDFSTIVAAVREGRRIFDNIRKFVKYTLTSNAGEIWALVLAPVVGLPTPLLPIHILWVNLVTDGLPGLALALEPAERGVMQRPPRHPHESIFAHGLWQHAVWVGLLLGGVTLATQAAAYHGGSAHWRTMTFTVLTLSQMGHVLAIRSERESLFVQRPGPNRPLLGAVFLTFLLQLATLYVPALHPIFKTEPLSLAELIVCLGVSTIVFAAVEVEKWMARRGAGLAAPAALR